From Pseudorasbora parva isolate DD20220531a chromosome 14, ASM2467924v1, whole genome shotgun sequence:
ATAACACTCTTTCTTACTGATATAACCGGCGTCCGCTTTGCTCAGTGAATGATGACAGTTGATGTTACCGGATGATGACagaaaactacaaacatggcgttGGTACAAACCACGCGTCATCAAGCCGTACATCGTCACCAGGAAAGTTCTCCTTCAGAACCAATCAGAGGCCGCCAACTGGACTCACTCCCTGGATGAACACTGCAAATCCATTCAGGCAAGAGTGCGTGTTGCGACGTCATGCGCCAGCCAATAGACGAGCGAAGAGTGGACCGGTAACCATTCAGATGCGAGAGTGGGCGGGGTGTTTCAATAGGAAGCGCTGTTGAATCTGAACGTTGCGTGTTCTCGAGCCGGTATCTTTAATGATCGTTCAGAACCAAGTCCAGCACTTTTTCATACCGTATTTAAGTAGTTAGACACCTGTGTTTGGTTTTAGGATGTTATATTTAAGTGGGCTTTCTGTGGCCCTGGCCCTGGCGCTGGTTCCGAGCTGCAGTGATGCTTTGAAAGATGGAGAGTGTGAAGGTGAGTTTGTTTTATATCTTCATAGTGTAAACATGTTCAGGAAACGCGTTCCCTGTCAAGAGCATCTCTCTTCTGCGTTTTATTCATCTGATTTAGTTTAACTGTGTTGCACATTTAGTTGAAGGCATTTTATCGTATTTTCGGTGTTCGTTTCCtactgttaaagggatagttcacccaaaaaatgcaaattagcccatgatttactcgccctcaagacatcctaggtgtatatgacgactaaaatcggagttatattcaaaaatatcctggctcttccaagctttataatgttttttttctgttttgaagtccataaaagtgcatccattcatcataaaagtactccacacggttaataaaggccttctaaagtgAAGCGACGTGTTTGtgtaaaaatatccatatttaaaactttacaaaccgAAATATCTAACTTCCGCTAACTGTCACGCGTGCGTTCACGATTGACCGGCGTTCCAGCGTATGATGCAGGACGATCCGGTGACAATATGCTAGTTCTCGTGAGAATCagattttgttttgctctatcctctctGCTTCTGAGTTCGTCTTCCGTTACACCTGCATCATGCGCTGGAACATTTGGCGTAGATTATGGGGGGGACGTGTCACCCGTACTTTTAACAAAATCTATACCGCACTTTTATCGGACTGGCGTCTCCTGTGCAGGAGGCGGGCATGTTAACAAGGACACTAAAGACGGCATCCGCATCAGTTAATAGCGCGCCTCTTGAGGTCAGAAGAGAGGAGGTTTACTCGCATCGCTCTTTCAGGCCTACATCTGTTACACTGGCAAgtgtatttaaagggttagttcacccaaaaatgaattttatgttattaatgactcaccctaatgttgttcctcatcagtaagacctccgttcatcttcagaacacagtttgagagattttatatttagtccgacagcttatctaagtgtatgcacactatactgtccatgtccagaaagggaataaaaacatcatcaaagtagtccttatgtggcatcagttagttagttagttctcttgaagcatcggaaatacattttggtcaaaaattcacaaaaactacgactttattcagcattgtcttctcttccttggttttgttttcaatcctcaaataaagattaaaacggttatgaaacagcgtattgattcatgattcagatcgtcaatgtcatgtgatttcagcagtttgacacgcgatttGAATCATTTGTTTTCAATGAAAATCTTTTGGACCCTCATATCATATTGCAAATAGTGTCTACTGTGAATAATGCAGGTTATTGTCAGAAACCTGTGTAAATGTATTACTTTATAAATGGCACACCCATGTAAATATTGGTCCTTTTTTGCCATTTATAAActgattaataattaattgaGAACTGATCTTTTATCTGGATGATTTTATAAATGTTCATCATCTCAGAGATGTCTATTTGATGTTTTTCATCTGAAAGATGATATTTTCTTGTTCAGAATTTGCTCATCTTCAACGTGTGTGAGACCTTTCCTGTCAGATGTTAAAtagacatttagaaaatgtcttTAAGATGTTTGTGATTTGATGTAAAACTGACTTTTTAAAGCTGTTTATCAGATGTTTGTACACAGCAGATGCTTATGAACATCTTTTGATGCTatctgggggaaaaaagaagagaACCTTAAGACGTACATTTCAATAGTGAATCCGTTTTCATCTGCTAGATATTGCTGTTGTAAAGTAAATCTTGCTTTTAGCCGTAATTATGTCTTAATGAATCGTTTATGATTTTTGCATTGCAGTCTGTGTGGGTTTCCTGGATCGGTTTTACCAGACGCTAAAAGACGACGACGTCAAGTTCAACAGTGACTCCATCGAAAAAGCTCTTCTAAATTCGTGCAAAAATACCAAAGGGAAAGAAAACCGCTTTGTAAGTCTTTTTGTGTATCAatgattttttctttttttcttgcattatttctgtttgtttattctttgtgtgtgtgtgcacagtgTTATTATATAGGAGCAACAAGTGATGCAGCAACAAAAATTATCAATGAAGTTTCCAAGCCGTTGAGTCACCATGTGCCAGTGGATAAGATCTGTGAAAAGCTCAAAAAGAAGGACAGTCAAATCTGTGAACTGAAATATGGTAAGTTGAGAAGTTTGTTTGCATAAAGTATAAGCATCCCACCCATCCCAATAATTGAAGTCtgaagttcaaaagtttggaaattACTTCTGCTTACCagggctgtatttatttgatcaaattgcAAGTAGATTACAATAATTACAAGAAGTAATTACAGTAATAGTAAATATTATTACACTTGAAATTAACTGTTCTCTTTTtccattataatatattgtaaaatgtaatttattcatgtgatgcaaagctgaattttcagcatcattactcacatgatccttcagaaatcattataaaatGCTGGTTTTGTGcttaagtattattattattattatactatacCAGTATTATTATTGGTTTGTATTTTTATCAACATTGAAAACATGTTGCATGCTTAATATTGTTGTGGAAAtcatgatacatttttatttctggaTTCTTAGATGAATGGAAAAGTAAAAAGAACAACATGTATTTACAATTGAAATTTAATTCATCCTTGTGGAAtaacagttttatttatttcttttttcttttttttaataaattacttGCCCCCAAATCtttgaattgtattttattatggtttccacaaaaaagagaaaaatattaagcagcacaactgttttcaacattgataataataaatgtttcttgagcatcaaatatCATATTCAAATgaattctgaaggatcatgtgacactgaaaactggagtaatacTGCTGATAATTCAGATTTACCATCATATATATTACATATGATAACATCAgatatattactttttttttttttccaaataaatacagttttggtgagcagaagagatttCTTCCAGAAACATTGAAAGAGCTTACAgggagagttcacccaaaaatgaaaatcatcccaatgtttactcacactcatgtcatTCTAAGTGTATATGAAAATTACACCTAGATTGTATTcatctttcagatgaatacaatcggagttattaaaaaatgtcctggttcTCGCAGATTTATAATGGCTCCCCAAAATTTTAAGTATAAAAAAGTGAATCCATCCATCTTAAaggtgctccacacagctctagagggttaataaaggccttatgaagtgaatcaatgggtttgtgtaagaaaatatccatatttaccacgttataaagtaaaatatctagcttctgccAGACCGCATTCCGTATTCAACGTACGCAGAAAATGTGATGCCTCTCGCAGCTCAAAACGCTCACGCTCTGTCCGACGTCACTCCAAT
This genomic window contains:
- the manf gene encoding mesencephalic astrocyte-derived neurotrophic factor — translated: MLYLSGLSVALALALVPSCSDALKDGECEVCVGFLDRFYQTLKDDDVKFNSDSIEKALLNSCKNTKGKENRFCYYIGATSDAATKIINEVSKPLSHHVPVDKICEKLKKKDSQICELKYDKQVDLSSVDLKKLKVKDLKKILEEWGESCKGCAEKSDFIRKINELMPKYAPNAAKARTDL